The following DNA comes from Amycolatopsis albispora.
TTCGCCGGTATGGCGACCACGAGCATGGTGCTCGGCCTGACCGTGGCCGGCGCCGGTACCGCACTGGCCGACCAGGCGTACAGCACCACCACCACGCTGTCCTACACCTGCAACTACCCGCTGATCGGCGAGAACCTCCTCGACGTCACGGCCACCTTCCAGGGCCCGGACGCGATCTCGGCGGGAGGCACCTTCCAGGCCCACACCGTGACCGCGGTGGCCACCGTGCCTGCCGACGTGGTCAGCGCGCTGTACTACCTGGGCGGCATCGACGGTGTCCGCGGCACCGCCGACGCCAGCGTGGACGTGACCAACGGGACCCCGAGCACGGTCAACGTGACCGGCCTCGACGTGCCGGAGCAGTTCGTGCCCGACCCCGACGCGGCCTTCCCGGTCAACGCGGTCCAGGGGCCGAACACGGTGGTGCCCGCGATCACCGCGGGGGCGAGCGGGCAGACGCTGACCGCGTCGCTCGGCCAGACCTTCTCGGCGTCGCTGGACTTCCACTACACCAATGCCACCCCCGAATGGCAGGGCCCGGAATCCTTCAACTGCACGCTCAACGAAGGTCAGGACACGGCGTTCTCGCCGTCGCTGACGATCGGCTGATTTCACCGCAACAGGTAGTTTCCCCCGGTGCTCCGGCCACGCCCCCGACGCGTGGCCGGAGTTTCCGGCCTTCCGGCACCCCGGCATTCCGGCGAAGG
Coding sequences within:
- a CDS encoding DUF6801 domain-containing protein codes for the protein MATTSMVLGLTVAGAGTALADQAYSTTTTLSYTCNYPLIGENLLDVTATFQGPDAISAGGTFQAHTVTAVATVPADVVSALYYLGGIDGVRGTADASVDVTNGTPSTVNVTGLDVPEQFVPDPDAAFPVNAVQGPNTVVPAITAGASGQTLTASLGQTFSASLDFHYTNATPEWQGPESFNCTLNEGQDTAFSPSLTIG